A genomic window from Diospyros lotus cultivar Yz01 chromosome 2, ASM1463336v1, whole genome shotgun sequence includes:
- the LOC127794146 gene encoding zinc finger CCCH domain-containing protein 56-like, with the protein MDGNLGALNPRNTSPISNTDQDFNVEFVDSRVQLPICDEQSANVECESSKNPRATRTTRHQAVPSLPKTETEHGLQFRRDHLQFGHGTGDARRLLPYSRQEDQVISPKMRVCRRFSNGQRCQYGERCIFLHPDPEKCRKTCAINVVNSGPVGFSRNRNDRPECDLLGNSSSNPSRVSQKPMFWKTRFCHKWEATGTCSFGADCCFAHGHRELQKLGPEAATEQGNVSISKMQVPASTEHLPPRRADNGAACEQQMQMQGVKCLLKWKGSRKINGIYADWIEGMPLVHNSHGKMAC; encoded by the exons ATGGACGGAAATCTCGGAGCCCTAAACCCTCGTAACACGAGTCCGATTTCTAATACCGATCAAGATTTCAATGTCGAATTTGTTGATAGTCGTGTTCAGTTGCCGATATGCGATGAACAATCTGCAAATGTGGAATGTGAATCTTCCAAGAACCCCAGAGCCACTCGGACAACAAGGCATCAAGCGGTGCCTTCATTGCCCAAGACTGAAACTGAGCACGGCTTGCAATTTAGAAGGGATCATTTGCAGTTCGGCCATGGAACTGGGGATGCCCGACGGCTTCTGCCTTATAGTAGGCAGGAAGACCAAGTGATTAGCCCTAAAATGAGAGTCTGCAGGAGGTTTAGTAATGGGCAAAGATGCCAGTATGGCGAGAGATGCATATTTCTTCACCCTGATCCTGAAAAATGTAGGAAAACTTGTGCCATAAATGTTGTGAATTCTGGGCCTGTAGGGTTTTCCAGAAACAGGAATGATCGGCCAGAATGTGATTTGCTTGGGAACTCAAGTTCGAATCCTAGTCGAGTCTCCCAAAAGCCGATGTTTTGGAAGACAAGGTTTTGTCATAAGTGGGAGGCAACTGGTACCTGTTCATTTGGGGCGGATTGTTGCTTTGCTCATGGACATAGAG AACTGCAAAAGCTTGGGCCCGAGGCGGCAACTGAACAAGGGAATGTTTCTATTTCAAAGATGCAGGTACCTGCCTCTACCGAGCATCTACCACCCCGTAGAGCTGATAATGGAGCTGCTTGTGAGCAGCAAATGCAAATGCAGGGTGTGAAGTGTTTGCTCAAGTGGAAAGGCTCTAGGAAGATAAATGGCATCTATGCCGATTGGATTGAAGGAATGCCCCTTGTGCATAACTCTCACGGCAAGATGGCGTGCTGA